One window of Lentisphaerota bacterium genomic DNA carries:
- a CDS encoding glycosyltransferase family 4 protein, which translates to MMHILQLLPALNEGGVERGVVEINRELVRRGVRNTVISAGGRLAPQIDRDGGRHLTLDVKSKNLLTVPERVRRLRVLIAELNPDIIHVRSRVPAWLARFANRNPRRPVVSTVHGLYSVNAYSRIMTRADRVICVSQAAVEYVRKNYGTPDSLIRLVHRGIDPVAFDPARLDADYVRAFKTRHALDGRFVVLAVGRITSLKGYRELIQAAALARGGLRDKAPLAVVIVGGVQQGQEAYAAALRALVTQLNLDDAVVFAGSHTRMAEIYDAADVVVSCSTSKPETFGRSMIEALAMNRPVIATRHGGALDIMREGVTGWLVEPGDVAGLAAGLVKAAHTRLTGLRTYALERFSLDAMVEKNLAIYRDVLDGAVRAEGR; encoded by the coding sequence ATGATGCATATCTTGCAACTGCTGCCAGCCCTCAACGAGGGCGGCGTCGAGCGCGGCGTCGTCGAGATCAACCGCGAGCTGGTCCGGCGCGGCGTCCGCAATACCGTCATCTCAGCAGGGGGACGGCTGGCGCCGCAGATCGATCGCGATGGCGGGCGGCATCTCACACTGGACGTGAAATCGAAGAACCTCCTGACCGTGCCTGAACGCGTCCGCCGGCTGCGGGTACTGATTGCCGAACTGAATCCCGACATCATCCACGTCCGCAGCCGGGTGCCTGCCTGGCTGGCGCGATTTGCCAACCGCAACCCGCGGCGGCCGGTCGTCTCGACCGTGCATGGCTTGTACAGTGTCAACGCCTACAGTCGGATCATGACTCGCGCCGACCGGGTGATCTGCGTGAGCCAGGCCGCCGTGGAGTATGTGCGCAAGAACTACGGCACACCCGATTCGCTGATCCGCCTCGTACACCGGGGGATTGATCCAGTCGCCTTCGACCCGGCGAGGCTTGACGCCGATTATGTTCGCGCGTTCAAGACGCGTCATGCGTTGGACGGCCGGTTTGTCGTCCTCGCGGTCGGCCGCATCACCTCCCTCAAAGGGTATCGGGAACTGATTCAGGCTGCGGCCCTCGCGCGCGGCGGCCTGCGGGACAAGGCCCCTCTGGCCGTGGTGATTGTCGGCGGCGTGCAACAAGGCCAGGAGGCGTATGCAGCCGCATTGCGCGCGCTTGTCACGCAGCTCAATCTCGACGATGCGGTGGTATTCGCCGGCAGCCACACGCGCATGGCCGAGATTTACGACGCGGCCGACGTGGTCGTCTCGTGCAGCACATCCAAACCCGAGACGTTCGGGCGCAGCATGATCGAAGCCCTCGCCATGAATCGCCCGGTCATCGCCACCCGGCATGGCGGCGCCTTGGACATCATGCGGGAGGGCGTCACCGGCTGGCTCGTCGAGCCCGGCGATGTCGCCGGCCTGGCCGCTGGGCTGGTCAAAGCCGCTCACACCCGTCTGACGGGCCTGCGCACCTACGCGCTCGAGCGCTTCTCGCTCGACGCCATGGTCGAGAAGAATCTCGCGATTTACCGGGATGTGCTGGACGGGGCCGTTCGGGCGGAAGGTCGATAG
- a CDS encoding ATP-binding cassette domain-containing protein: protein MALISVKQAVLGFGGHPILDGVELHIERGDRMCLLGANGAGKSSLLRVLGGEMPLDGGEVAQQAGIRIASMPQQIPSGLAGSVLDIVHPDHAHDTEGTLTLESEQLINRLGLDADASFETLSGGTRRRVLLARALLGSPDLVMLDEPTNHLDIESILWLESFLIKMCKTILFVTHDRAFLRRLATRIVELDRGRIIDWACDYDTFLARKEAVLAAEDKEWDRLDKKLEKEEAWLRRGVKARTTRNQGRVRALGELRAERGQRRERTGAVNLSIQEASRTGRLVVRAQDITFGYAGKPLIRRCSTDVLRGDKIGVIGSNGCGKTTLLRILLEGELEGGLRPDSGTVRLGTNVQVAYSDQLRGTLDDNQTVLTALAPDQEYVTVDGVRRHVLGYLADFLFTPDRARQPVRALSGGERNRLLLARLFAQPSNVLVLDEPTNDLDLDTLDLLEERVAGYGGTVLMVSHDRAFLNAVVDRTLVFEKFDNTESGGPWLGRDDGWFVNEYAGGYDDWVAKRRPPPAPATAKPARPARGEPARKRRLTFAERTELDALPTRIETLESEQKALHVQLADPVFYRSGDAQGFARAQTRSQELDASIETAYKRWAALDLIRRESE, encoded by the coding sequence ATGGCATTGATCAGCGTGAAGCAAGCGGTGTTGGGTTTCGGCGGGCATCCGATACTGGATGGCGTCGAACTGCACATCGAACGGGGCGATCGGATGTGTCTGCTCGGCGCCAATGGAGCAGGCAAGAGTTCGTTGTTGCGCGTCTTGGGGGGCGAGATGCCGTTGGACGGCGGCGAAGTGGCGCAGCAGGCGGGCATCCGCATCGCCAGCATGCCGCAGCAGATTCCATCCGGACTGGCGGGATCGGTGCTTGACATCGTCCACCCCGATCACGCGCACGACACCGAGGGGACGCTGACGCTCGAATCGGAGCAACTCATCAACCGGCTCGGACTCGATGCCGACGCATCCTTTGAAACCCTGTCGGGCGGCACCCGGCGCCGCGTTCTCTTGGCACGCGCCCTGCTCGGCAGCCCCGATCTGGTGATGCTCGACGAGCCGACTAACCATCTCGATATCGAATCCATTCTCTGGCTCGAGAGCTTTCTCATCAAGATGTGCAAGACGATTCTTTTCGTGACCCACGACCGGGCCTTTCTGCGGCGCCTGGCGACACGGATCGTCGAACTGGATCGCGGCCGGATCATTGACTGGGCGTGCGACTACGACACGTTTCTCGCGCGCAAAGAGGCGGTCCTCGCGGCCGAAGACAAGGAATGGGATCGGCTGGACAAAAAGCTGGAGAAGGAGGAGGCGTGGTTGCGCCGCGGGGTCAAGGCCCGCACCACCCGCAACCAGGGGCGCGTGCGTGCCCTGGGGGAACTCCGCGCCGAACGGGGGCAGCGCCGGGAGCGCACCGGCGCGGTGAACCTGTCTATCCAGGAGGCGTCGCGCACCGGCCGGCTGGTCGTGCGCGCGCAGGACATCACCTTCGGCTATGCGGGCAAACCGTTGATCCGGCGCTGCTCGACCGATGTGCTGCGCGGTGACAAGATTGGCGTGATCGGCTCCAACGGCTGCGGCAAGACCACGTTGCTGCGGATTCTTTTGGAGGGCGAACTGGAGGGCGGATTGCGTCCCGACTCGGGGACGGTCCGACTGGGCACCAACGTGCAGGTGGCCTATTCCGATCAGCTCCGGGGGACACTCGACGACAACCAGACGGTGCTGACCGCCCTCGCTCCCGATCAGGAATATGTGACCGTAGACGGCGTGCGGCGGCATGTGCTGGGGTATCTGGCCGATTTTCTGTTCACCCCTGACCGCGCCCGCCAGCCGGTGCGCGCCCTCTCGGGCGGCGAACGCAACCGTCTGCTGCTGGCCCGGCTGTTCGCCCAACCCTCAAACGTGCTGGTGCTGGACGAACCGACCAATGACCTCGATCTGGATACCCTCGACCTGCTGGAGGAACGCGTCGCCGGGTATGGCGGAACGGTGCTGATGGTCAGTCACGACCGCGCATTCCTCAACGCAGTCGTGGACCGCACGCTGGTATTCGAGAAATTCGATAACACTGAATCCGGCGGCCCGTGGCTTGGACGGGACGACGGGTGGTTTGTCAATGAATACGCCGGCGGTTATGACGATTGGGTCGCCAAGCGGCGCCCGCCACCGGCCCCCGCGACGGCCAAACCCGCGAGACCGGCCCGCGGCGAACCGGCTCGCAAGCGCCGCCTGACGTTTGCCGAGCGGACCGAACTGGATGCGTTGCCCACTCGGATCGAAACGCTGGAATCCGAGCAGAAGGCTCTGCATGTGCAGTTGGCCGATCCGGTCTTCTACCGCTCAGGCGATGCGCAGGGGTTTGCCCGGGCCCAAACCCGTAGTCAGGAGCTGGATGCGTCGATTGAAACCGCCTACAAGCGGTGGGCAGCGCTTGATCTGATCCGGCGCGAGTCGGAGTGA
- a CDS encoding ABC transporter ATP-binding protein, translating to MQEWFDKDFTAGHVYGRLFRQARKYRWALAMGIVSGMLLGGTLVPIYQVLQPAIIHMQSGGFGAEGGRTAADSSVTVADDSRAKGAMPGWVTKVEQVAARWGITILNDSGDVRFSFFLLVLLAVPLAFVFRLGMLYLNSYTLQWAGTRVVRDLRNEMFSHLQNQSLNFFGTMDVGRIMSRCNGDPAIVQTVITHTVVELCKAPFEILASVGFVAYFAIKNDMVEMIVLALIGYPLVMWPLAMIGRKIRGYSRKGMERSAILGSNMLENLTGIRVVKAYHTEEDEKEKFKRANQECVKMALRGIRISLLINPMMEGATILLSILFLAICFWRGKTFAEIVPLLTPLVVAYKPLKSIGKIQSSLQAGRAALTRIYSFLDTDTALPVAEHPVSKPSFDTEMVFEHVDFSYAAKDRTVVQDANFVLGRGQTVAVVGATGSGKTTLANLLARFYDPTQGRVLMDGVDLREIDMADLRKLIGVVTQETILFNTTIAANIAYGTKGATQEQVEAAAKLANAHAFISGHPDGYGRIVGDKGFVLSGGERQRVAVARAILKNPPILILDEATSALDTVTEQQVQEAITRLMANRTVFVIAHRLSTVRNADTILVMDQGRIIEKGSHDTLYAAGGVYRNLCDVQKSVR from the coding sequence ATGCAGGAATGGTTTGACAAGGATTTCACGGCGGGACACGTCTACGGCCGCCTGTTCAGGCAGGCGCGGAAGTACCGCTGGGCTTTGGCGATGGGCATTGTGTCCGGGATGCTGCTGGGCGGGACGCTGGTGCCGATTTATCAGGTGCTCCAGCCCGCGATCATACACATGCAAAGTGGCGGGTTCGGCGCCGAGGGTGGTCGGACGGCGGCGGACAGCAGCGTGACGGTGGCGGATGACAGTCGGGCCAAGGGGGCGATGCCGGGGTGGGTCACGAAAGTGGAGCAGGTGGCGGCGCGCTGGGGCATCACCATTCTGAATGATTCTGGGGATGTCCGGTTTTCATTCTTCCTGCTGGTGCTGTTGGCCGTTCCGCTGGCGTTTGTGTTTCGGTTGGGCATGTTGTATCTGAACAGCTACACGCTGCAATGGGCGGGCACGCGGGTGGTGCGGGACCTGCGGAATGAAATGTTCAGCCATCTGCAGAACCAGTCGCTCAACTTTTTCGGCACGATGGATGTCGGCCGCATCATGAGCCGCTGCAACGGCGATCCGGCGATCGTGCAGACCGTGATCACGCATACGGTTGTCGAACTGTGCAAGGCGCCGTTTGAGATTCTGGCGTCCGTCGGATTTGTCGCGTATTTCGCCATCAAGAACGACATGGTGGAAATGATCGTGCTGGCCCTGATCGGCTATCCGCTGGTGATGTGGCCGTTGGCCATGATTGGGCGCAAGATCCGTGGCTATTCCAGGAAGGGGATGGAGCGGAGCGCCATTCTGGGATCGAACATGCTGGAAAATCTGACGGGCATTCGTGTGGTCAAGGCCTACCATACAGAGGAGGATGAGAAGGAGAAGTTCAAACGGGCCAATCAGGAGTGTGTGAAGATGGCGCTCCGGGGAATCCGGATCAGTCTGCTGATCAACCCGATGATGGAGGGCGCGACGATCCTGCTGTCCATCTTGTTTCTCGCGATCTGTTTCTGGCGCGGCAAGACGTTTGCAGAGATTGTGCCGCTGCTGACCCCGCTGGTGGTGGCGTACAAGCCCCTGAAATCGATCGGTAAAATCCAGTCCTCGCTTCAGGCGGGTCGCGCGGCGCTGACGCGCATCTATTCGTTCCTCGACACGGACACGGCGTTGCCGGTCGCGGAGCACCCGGTTTCGAAGCCGTCGTTCGACACGGAAATGGTTTTTGAGCACGTCGATTTCTCGTACGCGGCCAAGGACCGGACGGTCGTTCAGGACGCGAATTTCGTTCTGGGGCGCGGCCAGACGGTGGCCGTCGTGGGCGCCACGGGCTCGGGCAAGACGACGCTGGCCAACCTGCTGGCCCGTTTTTACGATCCCACCCAGGGCCGGGTCCTGATGGACGGCGTGGATCTGCGCGAGATCGACATGGCCGATCTGCGCAAATTGATCGGGGTGGTGACGCAGGAAACGATCCTCTTCAACACGACCATCGCCGCGAATATCGCCTATGGCACGAAAGGGGCGACGCAGGAGCAGGTCGAGGCGGCGGCGAAGCTGGCGAACGCGCACGCCTTTATCAGCGGACATCCCGACGGATACGGGCGGATCGTCGGGGACAAGGGGTTTGTGTTAAGCGGTGGCGAGCGGCAGCGCGTGGCCGTCGCCCGTGCGATCCTCAAGAACCCGCCGATCCTGATTCTCGACGAGGCGACGAGCGCCCTGGACACCGTGACCGAGCAGCAGGTGCAGGAAGCCATCACGCGGCTGATGGCCAACCGCACGGTCTTTGTGATCGCGCACCGGCTCAGCACGGTCCGGAACGCCGACACCATTCTCGTGATGGATCAGGGGCGCATCATCGAAAAAGGCAGCCATGACACGCTCTACGCCGCAGGCGGCGTCTACCGGAACCTCTGCGACGTGCAGAAGAGCGTGAGATAA
- a CDS encoding mucoidy inhibitor MuiA family protein: MKSWIAILSACLAMVSAAADEPAADAGEAKPLDAKITEVTVYADRARVVRTAVADLATGVGKFSFRKLPGWIDEGSVRLAVSPAAAGELVDVEVTKTFLARPEDDDIRLAEAAMQEVSDQLAALDDERGVLEAQARQLEAIRAFSLEKLPKDAVVREIKVDEYASLVTFIGNSLSGIAKARRELDKRQREKRPELLARQRTLNELMKRSQLEQRTVIVTIKSAGAALPAELRLTYMLPGATWEPVHELRTGGATDRVALASFGVVTQTTGEDWDGVMLSLSTQRSTDTIQIPELEKLLVGPRMPAGAADTFRVATGKFSGQIKTWNTYLNPPARQQEFESNLDVQQAQQRINLSRFARLQERRGTTAHFTAAGIQSVRTDGRPVRVLIGAEHMAAQHKIVAAPAVSLNAARTAELLNSGKQPLLPGQVLLYVDGAFLGATETDFVAPGESFPVFVGVADSVKLTRMLDRKRSSITWSGKRTRMQVSFFVSAENLGDTPVALQLADRIPITETDEVRVTDVAIKPDAKPDAKGVVRWDVALAAKEKKDFRLEYTLEYPKDLAQRIAVPNQNPVDAAAADEGIHAKMIGDLEMQLK, encoded by the coding sequence ATGAAGTCATGGATAGCGATCCTGTCAGCCTGTCTGGCGATGGTATCAGCCGCCGCCGATGAGCCGGCCGCTGACGCGGGCGAGGCGAAGCCCCTCGACGCAAAGATTACCGAGGTCACCGTCTATGCCGACCGTGCCCGCGTGGTGCGCACTGCGGTTGCAGACCTCGCCACCGGGGTTGGGAAGTTCTCCTTCCGCAAGCTTCCCGGCTGGATCGACGAAGGCTCGGTGCGGCTCGCCGTGAGTCCGGCCGCAGCCGGAGAGCTGGTGGATGTAGAGGTGACGAAGACCTTTCTCGCGCGGCCCGAGGACGATGACATCCGCCTCGCCGAGGCGGCCATGCAGGAGGTTTCCGACCAGTTGGCCGCGCTCGATGACGAACGCGGCGTGCTCGAGGCGCAAGCGCGCCAGTTGGAGGCGATTCGCGCGTTCTCCCTGGAGAAACTGCCGAAGGACGCCGTCGTTCGCGAGATCAAAGTCGACGAATATGCCAGCTTGGTCACATTCATCGGCAATTCGCTGTCGGGAATTGCCAAGGCCCGGCGTGAGCTGGACAAGCGCCAGCGCGAGAAACGGCCTGAGCTGCTCGCGCGCCAGCGGACGCTCAATGAGCTGATGAAGCGGTCGCAACTGGAGCAGCGCACGGTGATCGTGACGATCAAGTCCGCGGGCGCCGCCCTCCCGGCGGAACTCAGGCTCACCTACATGCTGCCGGGCGCCACCTGGGAGCCGGTGCATGAGCTGAGGACCGGGGGTGCGACGGACCGGGTGGCGCTCGCCTCGTTCGGCGTCGTCACGCAGACCACGGGCGAGGACTGGGACGGCGTGATGCTGTCGCTCTCGACGCAGCGCTCGACCGACACGATCCAGATCCCCGAGTTGGAGAAGCTGCTGGTCGGTCCGCGCATGCCGGCCGGTGCGGCCGACACGTTCCGAGTCGCCACCGGCAAATTTTCCGGACAAATCAAGACCTGGAACACCTATCTGAACCCGCCAGCCCGGCAGCAGGAGTTTGAAAGCAATCTGGATGTGCAGCAGGCCCAGCAGCGCATCAATCTCAGCCGCTTCGCCCGGCTGCAGGAGCGGCGGGGAACGACAGCGCATTTCACTGCGGCGGGTATCCAAAGCGTCCGCACGGATGGACGTCCGGTCCGGGTGCTGATCGGCGCCGAACACATGGCGGCGCAGCATAAGATTGTCGCGGCGCCCGCCGTGTCGCTCAATGCCGCCCGGACGGCGGAGCTGCTCAACAGTGGCAAACAGCCGCTGCTGCCGGGTCAGGTACTGCTCTATGTGGACGGCGCGTTTCTTGGCGCAACCGAGACGGACTTCGTGGCACCGGGAGAGTCCTTTCCCGTTTTTGTTGGCGTCGCCGATTCAGTCAAGCTGACGCGCATGCTCGACCGGAAGCGCAGTTCGATCACGTGGAGCGGCAAACGGACCCGGATGCAGGTGTCGTTTTTCGTGAGCGCTGAGAATCTGGGCGACACCCCCGTGGCGCTGCAACTGGCCGACCGCATTCCGATCACGGAGACGGACGAGGTTCGCGTGACGGATGTGGCGATCAAGCCCGATGCGAAGCCGGACGCGAAAGGCGTGGTTCGCTGGGACGTGGCGCTGGCGGCGAAGGAGAAGAAGGACTTTCGCCTTGAATACACCCTTGAGTATCCCAAGGATCTCGCGCAGCGCATCGCTGTGCCGAACCAGAATCCGGTGGACGCGGCTGCCGCTGATGAGGGCATCCATGCGAAGATGATTGGGGATCTGGAAATGCAGTTGAAATAG
- a CDS encoding GGGtGRT protein, whose protein sequence is MALFESYERRIPQIEAALKTYGITSIEDAKKVCDGLGIDPYAITKGVQGICFENAAWAYVVGAAIAIKKGSRKAAAAAEAIGEGLQAFCIPGSVADDRKVGIGHGNLAAMLLRDETSCFCFLAGHESFAAAEGAIGIAKSANKVRQAPLRVILNGLGKDAAYIISRINGFTYVKTQFDYYTSELKIVEEKAFSTGPKAAVRCYGADDVREGVAIMWKEGVDVSITGNSTNPTRFQHPVAGTYKKECVERGRKYFSVASGGGTGRTLHPDNMGAGPASYGMTDTMGRMHSDAQFAGSSSVPAHVEMMGLIGMGNNPMVGATVAVAVAIEVASKRK, encoded by the coding sequence ATGGCACTGTTTGAATCCTATGAACGCCGGATCCCGCAGATCGAGGCGGCGCTGAAGACCTATGGCATCACGTCCATTGAAGATGCCAAAAAAGTGTGTGACGGGCTGGGCATTGACCCGTATGCCATTACCAAGGGTGTGCAGGGAATCTGCTTTGAGAACGCGGCGTGGGCCTACGTGGTTGGCGCGGCGATCGCCATCAAGAAGGGGAGCCGGAAGGCCGCCGCCGCCGCCGAGGCGATTGGCGAGGGCCTGCAGGCCTTCTGCATTCCCGGCTCGGTGGCGGATGACCGCAAGGTCGGAATCGGTCACGGCAATCTGGCTGCGATGCTTCTCCGGGACGAGACGTCGTGCTTCTGCTTTCTCGCAGGACACGAGTCGTTCGCGGCCGCCGAGGGGGCAATCGGCATTGCCAAGAGCGCCAACAAGGTGCGCCAGGCGCCGTTGCGCGTGATTCTCAACGGTCTGGGCAAGGATGCCGCCTACATCATCAGCCGCATCAACGGCTTCACCTACGTGAAAACGCAGTTTGACTACTACACGAGCGAGTTGAAGATTGTCGAAGAGAAGGCCTTCTCCACGGGGCCGAAGGCCGCCGTGCGGTGCTATGGCGCGGATGATGTGCGCGAGGGCGTGGCGATCATGTGGAAAGAGGGTGTGGATGTCTCCATCACCGGCAATTCCACCAACCCCACGCGCTTCCAGCACCCCGTGGCCGGGACCTACAAGAAGGAGTGCGTCGAGCGTGGCAGGAAGTATTTCTCCGTGGCTTCGGGCGGTGGCACGGGGCGGACGCTCCATCCCGACAACATGGGCGCGGGTCCGGCCTCGTACGGCATGACCGACACCATGGGCCGGATGCACAGCGACGCCCAGTTCGCCGGATCCTCGTCGGTTCCCGCGCACGTCGAGATGATGGGGCTGATCGGCATGGGGAACAACCCCATGGTCGGCGCCACCGTCGCCGTTGCCGTAGCCATCGAGGTCGCCTCGAAGCGGAAGTAG